One window of Novipirellula aureliae genomic DNA carries:
- a CDS encoding RNA polymerase sigma factor: MSSLAMRLADDEQSAWAELYDATANSLFHYVTVLAGDRDASAEILQEVFVRLFRHRDRLRNVDDLNAFVFAVTRNETNRWLSQKSRRPKSMELGEHLDRQATDSYAEDTELLQLTLQKLSAEDREIIHLKIYSELTFSQIADVLELPIGTCASRYRRTISKLRSSIQEQIG; the protein is encoded by the coding sequence ATGAGCAGTTTGGCGATGCGTTTGGCCGATGATGAGCAATCGGCTTGGGCTGAATTGTACGATGCGACTGCCAATTCGTTGTTTCACTACGTCACAGTCTTAGCGGGCGACCGTGACGCGTCCGCCGAGATTCTGCAAGAAGTTTTCGTGCGGTTGTTTCGGCATCGCGATCGTTTGCGAAACGTCGATGATTTGAATGCGTTTGTATTTGCGGTAACTCGCAATGAGACCAATCGATGGCTGAGTCAGAAATCACGCCGTCCGAAATCAATGGAACTTGGTGAGCATTTGGATCGACAGGCTACCGATTCGTACGCGGAGGATACCGAGTTGTTGCAGCTTACTTTACAAAAATTATCAGCCGAAGACCGCGAAATCATTCACTTGAAAATCTATTCCGAGTTGACCTTCTCGCAGATTGCCGACGTACTGGAATTGCCGATAGGGACGTGTGCTAGCCGATACCGGCGAACAATCTCAAAATTACGATCGAGTATTCAGGAGCAGATCGGATGA